Genomic window (Longimicrobiales bacterium):
GCGTAGTCCAGCAGGCGGTTCCGGAACGAGAGATAGCGACGTCCGTAGCCCATGATCGCGAGCACCCAGAACCACGCACTGAGCGCGCCGAAGCCGATGAACGTCACGCCGGGGACGTCGTACTGCCACGCGGGATCCAGATCGTTCCACCGCATGTAATTGATGACGAGCGTCGACAGCACGGCGAGCCGGAGTGATGTCCGACGCAGCGCCTCGATGCTGCGCCAGCCGCCCTCCATGCGGCAGAGCACGAAACCGTACACGAACAGCAGGAAGTAGAACAGGAAGCGCGCCCAGTCATCGATCAGGTTCTGTGGCCCGGGAAAGCGGATGGTGAGCGCACCCAGCACCACTGCCAGCGGAAGGCCGGCGAGGTAGATGCCGGGGCCGGAGCAGAAGCGCTCCAGCCGCTGCCGGGCCCGACGCGAACCGTCTCCTCGCCACCACAGGAAGAACGGCAGTGCCGCCAGCGAGTAGAGCAGCAGGTACGCCACGAACCAGAGATGATGCCAGCTCGTGTTTCCAGCGGGGTACGGCTCCAACCGCAGGACCGTGGGCCAGAACGAAAGGAAGGAGCCGGCGTACTCGCCGCGCCACACCCGCTCCAGGTAGATCTGCGGCGCCACGATCACCAGAATGCCGAACACCACGGGCACCAGGAGACGCCTCAGGCGCTCCAGCAGGTACTGACGCGCCGTGCGCCGACCGAGCGCGTACCCCGTGCCCACACCGGCCACCAGGAACAGCACCGCCATGCGGAAGCGCGACAGGAAGTAGTTGAACTCCAGCAGGAGATTGCTGCGCTCGGCGTTCTGGACATGCCACTCCCACTCCGCCGTGAACAGCATGGCCGTGTGGAAGAAGAGGAGCAGAAAGATCGCGAGCACCCGCAGCCAGTCC
Coding sequences:
- a CDS encoding acyltransferase family protein — translated: MTPTTAPRGHDHDDRASVTATRAERRHDLDWLRVLAIFLLLFFHTAMLFTAEWEWHVQNAERSNLLLEFNYFLSRFRMAVLFLVAGVGTGYALGRRTARQYLLERLRRLLVPVVFGILVIVAPQIYLERVWRGEYAGSFLSFWPTVLRLEPYPAGNTSWHHLWFVAYLLLYSLAALPFFLWWRGDGSRRARQRLERFCSGPGIYLAGLPLAVVLGALTIRFPGPQNLIDDWARFLFYFLLFVYGFVLCRMEGGWRSIEALRRTSLRLAVLSTLVINYMRWNDLDPAWQYDVPGVTFIGFGALSAWFWVLAIMGYGRRYLSFRNRLLDYANEASYPFYILHQTVILVIGFYVVQTAESILAKFLFTSTLSLALTLTIYELFVRPYALTRFLFGMKPAMRTASAGAHVSAPAAEPARVATPSFAGAD